The genomic region GTCCCCTCTACGTCGTCGATACCGCAGTAGTCAAGTGCCGTCTTCAGCGGTGAGGCGATTGTGCCGTGGTACACAGGCGTTCCGAGGATCAGTGCGTCGGCCTCGCAGACACGGGCGGCGAGTTCCGGGCCGTCACCGGAGTCAGCCGCACTTGCGTCAGGGTCGAACAGCGGGAGGTCCCACTCTCGCAGGTCGATGTGCTCAACCGTTGCGCCAGCCCCCGCTGCCGCGTCGAGGGCGCGCTGGACAGCGATTCTGGTTCCGCTATCGTCACGAAGGCTGCCGCTGACACCGATAACGTGTGGCGTGTCGTGCATTGTCTGCCTGTTCGTAGCTGCCGCCTATCAGTAAGTATTCTGAGAAATAGATTTCAGTACGTATTCTGATAGGTAGCTGCGTGGCTAGACGGTCCGTGGTGACGTTGCGAGTTTCACTCGCGTTCACTGGGGAGTGGCTTCCCAACCGCGGCTGTCGCTGTCTGTGACTACGCCTAGTCTTCGTCGTCACCATCTGCCTCGTCCACTTCGGACTCTGCCGTCGCATCTTCTGTCTCGTCCATCTCGCCGCCGACTTCGGACTCTTCCGTCTCATCCACCTCTTCGTGCTCGTCGTGCTCGGCGAACTTGACTTCGGCTTCGAGTTCGATTTCGACGCCCTTGCCCTCTAGCTCTGCCTCGAACTCCGCCATGTCTTCGACTTCGGCTTCCAGTTCCGCTGTGTCTATCTCCACTTCGACTTCCACATCGACGGAAACGTCGTCTTGGTCCATATCAACGTTCCGAGGGGCTGACATAACTCCGTTTTGCAACCGGCATCCCGCGGACGACTTCGACATCGATATCTGTGTCAATCGCCGACAACCCGCTATGAGCGACCCCGTGGATGTGACCGTTGACGCTGACGACGAGTCGGAATCGGTCCGAATCCACGACGACGGTGGTGAAGTCGAAGCCGGCGACGCGACCGTCCGATTCAGCTTTTCCGGGACTAGCGACGGAGGACCGGTGACTGGCGGCGACGACGAGCAGTCGCCCGACGGCAATGACGACGGTAACGAGCGGCGCCGCATCGTCGACCTCGATTCGGTGCCCACTGACAGTACGCTCGTCTTCGAGGCACGTGACGGTCGGTGCGGTGTCAACTGCATCCTGCACCGTTCGGGTGATGCCGTCGCCGCCTGGCGCAACTCCTGCCCTCACCAGCCCGAGGTCCTGCTGGATCCGGGCCGGGGCGCGATTGTCCGGGGTGACCAGCTGGTGTGTCACAAACACGGCGCGCAGTTCGAACCCGACGACGGCGTCTGTACGCACGGGCCCTGTGCCGGTGACGCCCTCGACAGTATCGAAGTCTCGGTTCGGGACGGCGACGTGTACCTGATCGACGAGCGCTTCGAGCGGGCCGAACGGCGCTGACATCGCTGTCTGCGTGCTTTCTGCAGTTGTCTCCAAACAAGCAGCGCCGTCAGTCGTCGGCGACGGCTGGCTCGCTGTTGCTCCGGGGGTCGGCCTCGCGCCACGTTCCCCGGAGGAACCAGGCCGCTGCGAGGCCGGCCGCGAGGACGTTCGAGACGGCGAAGGCTAGCCAGATACCCTGTTCAGCCAGCGAGTACGCGAAGAGGTCGACGACCTGCGGGCCAAGCCACGCTGGGACCGCGACCGGGCGGGAGGCGACCCAGGCGACTGGCAGGCGGATAATTCCCAGCATGGTCACCGCCAGCGCCGCTGCGGTGAGTGTCTTGCCAGCCCCACGGAACCCGCCGGAATAGGCCCGAACGATTCCGATGAAGCCGAAGGTCGGGGCAACCCACTGGAGGAACTCAGCCCCGATCCGGACGACTTCGGGGTCGTCGCTGAACACGCTCACGACGGTTGGTGCGGCGAAGATAGTGACCACGCCGAGGACGGTGAGGATGGCAAACGAGA from Haloarcula sp. H-GB4 harbors:
- a CDS encoding Rieske 2Fe-2S domain-containing protein, with the protein product MSDPVDVTVDADDESESVRIHDDGGEVEAGDATVRFSFSGTSDGGPVTGGDDEQSPDGNDDGNERRRIVDLDSVPTDSTLVFEARDGRCGVNCILHRSGDAVAAWRNSCPHQPEVLLDPGRGAIVRGDQLVCHKHGAQFEPDDGVCTHGPCAGDALDSIEVSVRDGDVYLIDERFERAERR
- a CDS encoding NADPH-dependent FMN reductase, which gives rise to MHDTPHVIGVSGSLRDDSGTRIAVQRALDAAAGAGATVEHIDLREWDLPLFDPDASAADSGDGPELAARVCEADALILGTPVYHGTIASPLKTALDYCGIDDVEGTTIGILAVAGGGFPTPTLQHLRASVLELKGWPLPQDVAIPDSWAAFDDGSIADEDIGERVEELGSNVVAYTGVANRREETDQSELATGD